One window from the genome of Bacteroidales bacterium encodes:
- a CDS encoding DUF1016 family protein: MKENKEISTNLIVEIKQLIEQSRQKVAVVVNSEISMLYWHIGKQIGTDILNNKRAEYGKQIIVTLSQHLTCEYGRGWSEKQLHHCLYTVETFPDEKIFSTLCRELSWSHIKELIYIKEPLKREFYIEICKFEHWSVRQLRKRIKSMLFERTAISKKPEETIKEDLKQLKNKKKLSSDIVFRDPYFLDFLGLADKYSEKDLESAILAELQQFIIELGNDFAFLSRQKRIIIDNKDYYIDLLFYHRRLKSLVAIDLKIGEFEAGFKGKMELYLRYLEKNESVTGENQPIGLILCTGKNEEHIELMQLNKSNIKVAEYLTLLPPKELLQEKLHKAIEIAKNKLPEKNKTNG; encoded by the coding sequence ATGAAAGAAAATAAGGAAATAAGTACAAATCTTATTGTTGAAATAAAGCAACTCATTGAGCAAAGCAGGCAAAAAGTTGCAGTAGTGGTAAATTCTGAAATAAGTATGCTTTATTGGCATATTGGCAAACAGATTGGTACAGATATTTTAAATAATAAAAGAGCTGAATACGGAAAACAGATTATTGTTACTTTATCGCAACATTTAACATGTGAATATGGAAGAGGTTGGAGCGAAAAGCAATTGCATCATTGTCTCTACACCGTAGAGACTTTTCCCGATGAAAAGATTTTCTCTACACTGTGTAGAGAATTGAGTTGGTCACATATTAAAGAGTTAATTTACATTAAAGAACCTTTAAAAAGAGAATTTTATATAGAAATATGTAAATTTGAACATTGGAGTGTTCGCCAATTGCGTAAACGTATAAAATCAATGTTATTTGAAAGAACCGCTATATCTAAAAAACCCGAAGAAACAATAAAAGAAGATTTAAAACAACTCAAAAATAAAAAGAAATTAAGTTCAGATATAGTATTTAGAGACCCTTATTTCCTTGACTTTTTAGGTCTTGCAGATAAATATTCCGAAAAAGATTTAGAAAGTGCTATTTTGGCAGAGTTGCAACAATTTATCATAGAACTTGGTAATGATTTTGCTTTTTTATCGCGTCAAAAACGCATTATTATTGATAATAAAGATTATTATATTGATTTGCTTTTTTATCACCGCAGATTAAAATCATTGGTCGCAATAGATTTAAAAATAGGCGAATTTGAAGCAGGTTTCAAAGGGAAAATGGAATTATATCTTCGCTATCTTGAAAAAAATGAAAGTGTTACCGGCGAAAATCAACCCATTGGTTTAATTCTTTGCACCGGCAAAAATGAAGAACATATAGAATTGATGCAATTAAATAAAAGCAATATTAAAGTAGCTGAGTATTTAACCTTGCTTCCACCCAAAGAACTATTGCAGGAAAAATTGCACAAAGCAATTGAAATAGCCAAAAATAAACTACCTGAAAAAAATAAGACTAATGGATAA